One part of the Ailuropoda melanoleuca isolate Jingjing chromosome 6, ASM200744v2, whole genome shotgun sequence genome encodes these proteins:
- the NPY4R2 gene encoding neuropeptide Y receptor type 4-2 — protein sequence MNVSHFLALLLPGSPQGQNRSRSRSIPYNFSDHCQDSVDLMVFIVTSYSIETVVGVLGNLCLICVTIRQKEKTNVTNLLITNLAFSDFLMCLICQPLTAIYTLMDYWVFGEAVCKMSAFIQCMSVTVSILSLVLVALERHQLIINPTGWKPSVSQAYLGIVVIWLIACFLSLPFLVNSVLDKVFHRNHSKAVEFLADKVVCTESWPLPHHRIIYTTSLLLFQYCMPLAFILVCYVRIYRHLRKRKRMFRKGTYSSRAWLMKRINGILMAMVVAFAVLWLPLHVFNSLEDWYHEAIPICSGNLIFLVCHLLAMASTCVNPFIYGFLNTNFKKEVKALVLTCQQSAPVEESEHLPLSTVHTEVSKGSLRLSGRSNPI from the coding sequence ATGAATGTCTCTCACTTCTTGGCCTTGCTGCTCCCAGGATCCCCACAGGGTCAAAACAGGAGCAGGTCCAGGAGCATTCCGTACAACTTCTCTGACCACTGCCAGGATTCTGTAGACCTGATGGTCTTCATTGTCACCTCTTACAGCATCGAGACTGTTGTGGGGGTGCTGGGCAACCTCTGCCTCATATGCGTGACCATCCGGCAGAAGGAGAAGACCAATGTGACCAACCTGCTCATCACCAACCTGGCTTTCTCCGACTTCCTCATGTGCCTCATCTGCCAGCCGCTCACGGCCATATACACCCTTATGGACTACTGGGTCTTCGGTGAGGCCGTTTGCAAGATGTCGGCCTTCATCCAGTGTATGTCGGTGACGGTCTCCATCCTTTCGCTCGTCCTCGTGGCCCTGGAGAGGCATCAGCTCATCATCAACCCAACAGGCTGGAAGCCCAGCGTCTCCCAGGCCTACCTGGGGATTGTGGTCATCTGGCTCAtcgcctgcttcctctccctgcccttcctggtCAACAGCGTCCTAGACAAGGTCTTTCACAGGAACCACTCCAAGGCTGTGGAGTTTCTGGCCGATAAGGTGGTCTGTACTGAGTCGTGGCCGCTGCCCCATCACCGCATCATCTACACCACCTCCCTGCTGCTCTTCCAGTACTGCATGCCGTTGGCCTTCATCCTGGTCTGCTACGTGCGCATCTACCGGCACCTGCGGAAGCGGAAGCGGATGTTCCGCAAGGGCACCTACAGCTCGCGGGCGTGGCTGATGAAGCGGATCAATGGGATCCTCATGGCCATGGTGGTTGCCTTCGCCGTGCTCTGGCTGCCCCTGCATGTGTTCAACAGCCTGGAGGACTGGTACCACGAGGCCATCCCCATCTGCTCTGGCAACCTCATCTTCCTGGTGTGCCACCTGCTTGCCATGGCGTCCACCTGTGTCAACCCTTTCATCTACGGCTTTCTCAACACCAACTTCAAGAAGGAGGTCAAGGCCCTGGTGCTGACATGTCAGCAGAGTGCCCCTGTGGAAGAGTCTGAGCATCTGCCCCTGTCCACAGTGCACACAGAGGTCTCCAAAGGGTCCCTGAGGCTCAGTGGCAGGTCTAACCCCATTTAG